From a single Daphnia pulex isolate KAP4 chromosome 2, ASM2113471v1 genomic region:
- the LOC124188980 gene encoding N-acetylneuraminate 9-O-acetyltransferase-like, which produces MFNLEDNRESLAPKRIHYFNMSNLLYYFNPKDFVITSKCNVLMLLVLFKLVLAVIIVTICTRNHVQSGKELPLCLGNLLDNREHHYAKDSDGSYDNSRMISKLGSCQLTRYTFERVVSCFNALSERHYLAQNNSSNNLNVVNRLYKNLHFAFIGDSRMRQQFINFLKIIPDYDRKSKPSPLPFVYHGNMEVTSEILRLRLSFQWQPLVNDTIIDTIRQWATDSQADRPNLIFLGIALWYMIQTPGEHQPFQKQLERLAPLLSQLANVSKVIWLNQYPVMETYGDNGAVNTAIFSEKINHYNEDARSELQQSYLPIIWDSSNSLVEEYIRGCILFRQRVQLGMYLLTDPDYSYINCNDHTHPAYSALSQATQLLLHDLCDARKLFSP; this is translated from the exons ATGTTTAACCTAGAAGACAATCGCGAATCGCTTGCACCGAAGCGTATACACTATTTCAATATGTCCAACTTGCTGTACTATTTCAATCCGAAGGATTTCGTCATCACATCCAAGTGCAACGTATTAATGTTGTTGGTCTTATTCAAATTGGTATTGGCCGTGATTATTGTGACCATTTGCACCCGAAATCATGTACAGTCAGGAAAAGAACTTCCGCTTTGCTTGGGGAATTTACTAGACAACCGGGAACACCATTATGCAAAAGATTCAGATGGATCGTACGATAACAGTCGAATGATATCAAAATTGGGATCGTGCCAGCTGACACGTTACACTTTTGAACGAGTAGTTTCCTGTTTTAATGCGCTTAGTGAGCGACATTACTTAGCCCAGAATAACTCTTCTAATAACCTTAATGTCGTCAACAgattatataaaaatttacACTTTGCATTTATAGGTGATTCCAGGATGCGTCAACAATTTATAAACTTTCTCAAG atTATTCCAGATTACGATCGGAAATCAAAACCGAGCCCCCTCCCATTTGTTTATCACGGTAATATGGAAGTTACAAGTGAAATACTGAGATTGCGATTATCCTTTCAATGGCAACCTCTCGTTAATGACACGATTATCGATACGATACGCCAGTGGGCAACTGATAGTCAAGCTGATCGACCAAACTTGATTTTTCTAG GTATTGCTTTGTGGTACATGATTCAAACACCCGGGGAACATCAACCTTTCCAAAAACAATTAGAGCGACTCGCTCCGTTGCTCAGTCAGTTGGCGAATGTCAGCAAGGTTATTTGGCTTAATCAATACCCAGTCATGGAAACGTATGGCGATAATGGCGCTGTGAACACGGCGATTTTTTCGGAAAAGATCAATCATTACAACGAAGACGCTCGGTCTGAACTGCAGCA gAGTTATTTACCAATCATATGGGATTCAAGTAATTCGTTGGTTGAGGAATACATCCGCGGATGCATTCTCTTTCGGCAGCGCGTGCAACTTGGGATGTATCTGCTCACGGATCCGGATTATTCGTACATTAACTGCAACGACCACACACACCCGGCTTACTCGGCCCTATCGCAAGCCACTCAACTTCTTTTACACGACCTTTGCGACGCTCGAAAATTATTCTCCCCgtga
- the LOC124188977 gene encoding dual oxidase-like, whose amino-acid sequence MDCTADRGRSTPRTDKWPRQCTTSIVTKGTIMWLDYGLLMLLPFSQFVGQTHAERIKGTYEKPRYDGWYNNLAHPDWGSVDSHLTRKVPATYADGVYMMGGDNRPNARKLSELFMKGPDGLGSVMNRTALFAFFGQLVSSEILMASESGCPIEMHKIDIEKCDEMYDAECTGKKFMPFHRAWYDHKTGQSPNSPREQINRMTSWIDGSFIYSTSEAWVNAMRSFTNGTFKLGDSEGMPPRNKDRAPIFTAPAPHIMRMTSPEKMLLLGDPRTNQNPAILAIGVLFFRFHNLVAGKIQQEHPEWSDEQVFQRARRVVVATLQNIVVYEYLPALIGESLGEYEGYKADVHPGISHVFQSAAFRFGHTMIPPGLYRRDGQCNFRLGPNETPAIRLCSAWWDAVEILVNNSVEEFILGMASQLAEREDSLLCSDVRNKLFGPMEFSRRDLGVLNIMRGRDTGLPDYNTARRSFHLRPITNWTDINPALAVQQPQLFPKLAELYGNDLWNVDIYIGGMLESTNGPGPLFTAVIKEQLGRIRDADRFWFENSDNGMFTASEIEAIRQTTFYDVILSTMNISEGEIQRNVFFFREGDPCPQPTQLNASLLTPCNFLAGYDYFAGSEVPYIYGCLLLAFVPIIAAGAGYGVVKLQNSKRRKLKAHREENNNGKSVDKMVVKEWLHLNHKRLVKVKFGPEEVFYTVNRKGEKLRKVNFKGVELLTIEVTQDARKKPMLLVRVPRDYDLVLEFDSNASRKRFLHKLETFLTSHKKHLEQVPTYREQMLSNAETRERREKRLEHFFREAYALTFGPKPGEKRKMEEVTSDVVMVMRTSLSRSEFASALGMKGDDVFVKMMFNIVDKDGDGRISFQEFLDTVVLFSKGHTEDKLRIIFDMCDNDRNGVIDKGELSEMLRSLVEIARTNNSLNNDQVTELIDGMFQSAGLEHKDALTYDDFKLMMREYRGDLIAIGLDCKGAKQNFLDTSTNVARMTSFHIDAVQERHRNTILRKWDELTTFLEANRQNIFYLFVFYVVTIALFVDRFIHYSFMSEHTDLRHIMGVGIAITRGSAAALSFCYSLLLLTMSRNLLTKLKEFSVQQYIPLDSHVQFHKICALTAFFFSMLHTVGHVVNFYHVSTQPIEHLRCLSKEINLPSDYKPTITYWLFQTLTGLTGVLLFVVMIIIFVFAHPIIRKKAYNFFWMTHSLYIVLYILSVLHGLGRLTASPTFWVFLIGPAIVYTLDKIISLRTKFMGLDIIETVLLPSDVLKVKFYRPPNFKYLSGQWIRLSCTGVKPEEFHSFTLTSAPHENFLSCHIKAQGPWTWKLRNYFDPSNFNPKEMDPKIQLDGPFGGGNQDWYKFEVAVMVGGGIGVTPYASILNDLVFGTSTNRYSGVACKKVYFLWTCPSHRHFEWFIDVLRDVERKDVTNVLEMHIFITQFFHKFDLRTTMLYICENHFQRISKRSMFTGLKAVNHFGRPDMTSFLKFVQKKHSYVSKIGVFSCGPRPLTKSIMSACEEVNQGRKLPFFIHHFENFG is encoded by the exons ATGGATTGTACAGCAGACCGCGGAAGATCAACACCTCGCACCGATAAGTGGCCTAGACAATGCACGACCAGCATCGTAACAAAGGGCACGATCATGTGGTTGGATTATGGATTACTCATGTTACTTCCCTTCTCCCAATTTGTTGGACAGACACATGCAG aaCGGATTAAGGGCACCTACGAAAAACCACGATACGATGGATGGTACAACAACTTGGCTCATCCAGATTGGGGATCAGTCG ACAGTCACTTGACGCGCAAAGTCCCAGCTACCTACGCTGACGGTGTCTACATGATGGGAGGAGATAATCGGCCCAATGCAAGGAAACTCAGTGAACTCTTCATGAAAGGTCCCGATGGACTCGGCTCTGTCATGAATCGCACCGCTCTTTTCGCTTTCTTCG gaCAACTGGTATCTTCAGAGATCCTGATGGCCAGCGAGTCGGGTTGCCCAATTGAGATGCACAAAATTGATATCGAAAAGTGTGACGAGATGTATGACGCAGAATGCACAGGAAAGAAATTCATGCCATTTCACCGTGCCTGGTACGACCACAAAACAGGACAAAGCCCAAACAGCCCCCGGGAACAG ATCAATCGGATGACCAGCTGGATTGATGGCAGTTTTATCTACAGCACAAGTGAGGCCTGGGTGAACGCCATGCGGTCATTCACGAACGGAACTTTTAAATTGGGCGATTCGGAAGGAATGCCCCCACGAAACAAGGATCGTGCACCTATTTTCACTGCTCCTGCTCCACACATCATGAGAATGACTAGTCCCGAAAAAATGCTTC TACTCGGAGATCCCCGGACCAATCAAAACCCAGCAATTCTTGCTATTGGCGTTCTCTTTTTCCGCTTCCATAATTTGGTCGCTGgtaaaattcaacaagaacATCCGGAATGGTCGGATGAGCAAGTCTTCCAAAGGGCTCGTCGTGTAGTGGTGGCAACATTGCAA AACATTGTCGTGTACGAATATTTACCGGCCCTGATTGGTGAATCTCTCGGCGAATACGAAGGCTACAAAGCCGATGTACACCCTGGAATCAGCCATGTGTTCCAGAGCGCTGCCTTCCGCTTCGGTCACACGATGATCCCTCCCGGCCTCTACAGACGTGACGGTCAATGCAATTTCAGGTTGGGACCAAACGAGACGCCAGCCATTCGACTTTGCTCGGCCTGGTGGGACGCTGTCGAAATTTTGGTCAACAATTCCGTCGAAGAATTCATCCTGGGCATGGCCTCGCAGCTGGCCGAACGAGAGGACAGTTTACTCTGCTCCGACGTACGCAACAAGCTCTTTGGTCCCATGGAATTTTCCCGTCGCGATCTAGGAGTGCTCAACATCATGCGCGGTCGAGATACCGGCCTGCCGGACTACAACACGGCCCGCCGCAGCTTCCACTTGAGACCCATCACCAACTGGACTGACATTAATCCGGCGCTAGCCGTTCAGCAGCCTCAACTCTTCCCAAAGCTGGCCGAGCTCTATGGAAATGATTTGTGGAATGTCGACATCTACATCGGAGGAATGTTGGAGTCAACCAACGGACCTGGTCCACTTTTCACGGCCGTCATCAAGGAACAGCTGGGTCGAATCCGCGACGCTGATCGCTTTTGGTTCGAAAACAGCGACAACGGCATGTTTACGGCCAGCGAAATCGAGGCGATCCGCCAAACGACCTTTTACGACGTGATTCTCAGCACGATGAACATCAGCGAAGGGGAGATCCAGCGGAATGTGTTCTTCTTCCGTGAAGGCGACCCGTGCCCGCAACCGACTCAGCTCAACGCTTCGCTGTTGACCCCCTGCAACTTCTTGGCCGGCTACGACTACTTTGCGGGCAGCGAAGTGCCCTACATCTACGGCTGTCTCCTCTTGGCTTTCGTGCCGATTATCGCCGCAGGCGCTGGCTACGGCGTCGTGAAATTGCAGAATTCCAAGCGTCGCAAGCTCAAGGCCCATCgcgaagaaaacaacaacggcaaATCGGTGGACAAGATGGTCGTCAAGGAGTGGCTGCATTTGAACCATAAGCGACTGGTGAAGGTGAAATTCGGTCCCGAGGAGGTGTTTTACACGGTGAACCGCAAAGGTGAAAAGCTGCGCAAGGTCAACTTCAAAGGCGTCGAATTGCTGACGATTGAAGTCACGCAAGACGCCCGCAAGAAGCCGATGCTGTTGGTGCGCGTGCCGCGCGACTACGACCTCGTCCTGGAATTCGACTCAAACGCGTCGCGCAAGCGCTTCCTCCACAAGTTGGAGACGTTCCTGACCAGCCACAAGAAGCACCTGGAACAGGTTCCCACCTACCGCGAGCAGATGCTGTCAAACGCGGAGACGCGGGAGCGCCGAGAGAAGCGGCTGGAACATTTCTTCCGCGAAGCTTACGCTTTGACTTTTGGTCCCAAGCCGGGCGAGAAGCGCAAAATGGAGGAGGTGACGAGCGACGTCGTCATGGTCATGCGGACGTCTCTGTCACGCAGCGAATTCGCCAGCGCTCTGGGCATGAAGGGCGACGACGTCTTCGTGAAAATGATGTTCAACATTGTCGACAAGGACGGCGATGGTCGCATCTCGTTCCAGGAGTTCCTCGACACCGTCGTCCTCTTCTCCAAGGGCCACACTGAGGACAAGTTGCGCATCATTTTCGATATGTGCGACAACGATCGCAATGGCGTCATCGACAAAG GTGAACTTTCTGAGATGTTGCGCTCGTTGGTCGAGATTGCGCGTACCAACAACAGCTTGAACAACGACCAGGTGACGGAATTGATTGACGGCATGTTCCAGTCTGCCGGCCTGGAACACAAAGACGCTTTGACCTACGATGATTTCAAGCTGATGATGCGCGAGTACCGCGGTGACTTAATCGCCATCGGACTCGACTGCAAAGGCGCCAAGCAGAACTTTTTGGACACGTCGACTAACGTGGCCCGTATGACCAGCTTCCACATCGACGCCGTCCAGGAGCGCCACCGGAACACGATCCTGCGCAAGTGGGACGAGCTGACCACTTTCCTGGAGGCCAATCGCCAGAACATTTTCTACCTGTTCGTCTTCTACGTCGTGACGATCGCCCTTTTCGTCGACCGTTTCATCCACTACTCGTTCATGTCCGAGCACACGGATCTGCGTCACATCATGGGCGTCGGCATCGCCATCACGCGTGGCTCAGCCGCGGCCCTTTCCTTCTGCTACAGCCTCTTGTTGTTGACCATGTCCCGCAACTTGTTGACCAAACTCAAAGAGTTCTCGGTGCAGCAATACATTCCGCTAGATTCTCACGTTCAGTTCCACAAGATCTGCGCCTTGAcggccttcttcttttcgatgTTGCACACGGTCGGTCACGTCGTCAACTTTTACCACGTCTCGACGCAACCCATCGAACATTTGCGCTGTCTCTCCAAGGAAATCAACTTGCCCAGCGACTACAAGCCCACCATCACCTACTGGCTGTTCCAGACTTTAACGGGACTGACGGGCGTGCTCCTCTTTGTGGTTATGATCATCATCTTTGTCTTTGCCCATCCCATCATTCGCAAAAAGgcctacaactttttctggaTGACTCACAGTTTGTACATTGTCCTTTACATCCTGTCCGTCTTGCACGGACTCGGCCGGCTGACAGCCTCGCCCACCTTCTGGGTCTTCCTCATCGGACCGGCCATCGTCTACACCCTGGACAAGATTATCAGTTTGCGCACCAAGTTCATGGGCCTGGACATAATCGAAACGGTCCTACTGCCGTCCGACGTCCTCAAGGTGAAATTCTACCGCCCACCCAATTTCAAGTATCTTTCCGGCCAGTGGATCCGTCTCTCGTGCACCGGAGTCAAGCCTGAAGAGTTCCACTCGTTCACGCTCACATCGGCTCCTCACGAAAACTTTTTATCCTGCCACATCAAGGCGCAGGGACCTTGGACGTGGAAGCTGCGCAATTACTTCGACCCTAGCAACTTCAACCCGAAAGAGATGGATCCTAAAATCCAACTCGACGGTCCATTCGGTGGCGGCAATCAGGACTGGTACAAGTTTGAAGTCGCCGTCATGGTGGGTGGAGGTATCGGAGTCACGCCCTACGCTTCCATCCTCAACGATTTGGTCTTTGGCACGTCAACCAACCGCTACTCCGGCGTCGCCTGCAAGAAGGTCTACTTCCTGTGGACTTGCCCGTCGCACCGCCACTTTGAGTGGTTCATCGACGTCCTGAGAGACGTCGAGCGCAAGGACGTGACCAACGTGCTGGAGATGCACATCTTCATCACTCAGTTCTTCCACAAATTCGATTTGCGCACGACGATGCTCTACATTTGCGAGAACCACTTCCAGCGCATCTCCAAGCGCAGCATGTTCACCGGGCTGAAGGCGGTCAACCATTTTGGTCGACCGGACATGACCTCCTTCCTCAAGTTCGTTCAGAAGAAGCACAGTTACGTCAGCAAGATCGGCGTCTTTAGCTGCGGTCCGCGACCCTTGACCAAGTCCATCATGAGCGCTTGCGAGGAAGTGAATCAGGGCCGCAAGCTGCCCTTTTTCATACACCATTTCGAGAATTTCGGTTAA
- the LOC124188976 gene encoding N-acetylneuraminate 9-O-acetyltransferase-like: MPSLLGFFSRMRFNTTPKWSVLLLGVFSLISAVIIVILCSQNRHFQKSGKESPLCSGNLLDNREYHFAKQADGSYDNSRMMISKLGSCRLTRYTFKQVVGCIDSLYERHYSARNSSNNQNLFKRPQKNLHFAFIGDSRIRQQFFNFIKLIPDYDHKSVPRPLPFFGYHGNMEVTSEILRLRLSFQWRPLINDTVIDTIRQWATDSETDRPNLTILGVSVWHMLQSQGADFKFYQKQLQRLAPFLSQLANVSKVIWLNQYPVVEKFGSTGAMNTDIFSDKIHQYNEAVRSKLQSYPDMRIIWDSSNPLVEEYIRGCGLFRERLQYGMYIDSEPDYSYINCNDFTHPGYSALSQATQLLLNDLCEK; encoded by the exons ATGCCCAGTTTGCTGGGCTTCTTCAGTCGGATGCGTTTCAATACCACACCAAAATGGAGTGTGTTGCTGCTGGGTGTATTCTCATTGATATCGGCCGTGATTATTGTGATCCTTTGTAGCCAAAACCGTCATTTTCAGAAGTCAGGCAAAGAGTCTCCGCTGTGCTCTGGGAATTTACTGGACAATCGGGAATACCACTTTGCCAAACAAGCTGATGGATCGTACGATAACAGTCGAATGATGATTTCCAAATTGGGATCGTGTCGGCTTACTCGTTATACTTTTAAACAAGTTGTTGGCTGTATTGATTCGCTTTATGAGCGACATTACTCAGCCCGGAATTCATCTAATAATCagaatttattcaaaagaCCCCAAAAGAATTTGCATTTTGCATTTATAGGCGATTCTAGAATAcgacaacaatttttcaacttcatCAAG ttGATTCCAGACTACGATCATAAATCAGTACCGAGACCACTTCCATTTTTTGGTTACCACGGTAATATGGAAGTTACAAGTGAAATACTGAGACTGCGATTATCCTTTCAATGGCGACCTCTTATTAATGACACGGTCATCGATACGATACGCCAGTGGGCAACTGACAGTGAAACTGATCGACCAAACTTGACTATTTTAG GTGTTTCTGTGTGGCACATGCTGCAATCCCAAGGCgccgatttcaaattttaccaaaaacaaTTACAGCGACTCGCTCCATTCCTCAGCCAGTTGGCAAATGTCAGCAAAGTAATTTGGCTTAATCAATACCCAGTCGTGGAAAAGTTTGGAAGCACTGGCGCTATGAACACGGACATATTTTCGGATAAGATCCATCAGTACAACGAAGCCGTTCGGTCTAAACTGCA gaGTTACCCAGATATGCGAATCATATGGGATTCAAGTAATCCATTAGTTGAGGAATACATCCGTGGTTGCGGTCTTTTTCGAGAGCGCTTGCAATATGGGATGTATATCGACTCAGAGCCAGATTATTCGTATATTAACTGCAACGATTTCACACACCCAGGTTATTCAGCCTTATCGCAAGCCACTCAACTTCTTCTAAATGATCTTTGCGAAAAATAA